The Cicer arietinum cultivar CDC Frontier isolate Library 1 chromosome 1, Cicar.CDCFrontier_v2.0, whole genome shotgun sequence genome contains the following window.
TCCTCTTGCACTTGCTGTCCTACAACGGACTCTACGTTCTGGTTGCTTACCAATTCCTCAGACTCAACTTCTCCTCTCATCTGCTTGGTTGGACCGGCGATGTCTGTCTCATTCGGTAGCTAATATTTTACTTGAGATGCAATCAATTGGATATCATCCCGACTGCGGTACCTGTAATTACCTACTATCGTCTCTTTGTGCCGTTGACCAGCTAGTTGAGGCAGTTAATGTCCTGAAGGGTATTGGTGGAGCAGGATGTATTCCTGATTCAACTAGTTACGGAATTCTAATTGGTGCTATGTGCAAAGTCAGAAGGACTGCCGACGCACAAGATTTAATGAAGCAAATGGTGGTGAAATACGGGTTGACCCCGGATCATGGAACAGTGGTGAAAGTTTTGGCAGCATTACGGGCGAACAAGGAGATATGGAAAGCTGTTGAGATTATTGAGTTCCTGGAGATAGAGGGTAACTCTGTCGGATTTGAGAGTTACGAGTTAGCGATTGAAGGTTGCTTGGAGACACGTGAGTATGTTTTAGCTGGAAAGGTTGCTATGGGGATGACAGAAAGA
Protein-coding sequences here:
- the LOC101507851 gene encoding pentatricopeptide repeat-containing protein At1g06270, which encodes MHRRFVIRFFSILNQCPSVRLVSSSPQKLEQAIRAEVEAKNYVKIPDLFSVELSKSQNSNPFSFLSSFPQNLQVQIVDEMLQSFIPIRPRYKPQLAYSYLLSYTLQSSHPLPLALAVLQRTLRSGCLPIPQTQLLLSSAWLDRRCLSHSVANILLEMQSIGYHPDCGTCNYLLSSLCAVDQLVEAVNVLKGIGGAGCIPDSTSYGILIGAMCKVRRTADAQDLMKQMVVKYGLTPDHGTVVKVLAALRANKEIWKAVEIIEFLEIEGNSVGFESYELAIEGCLETREYVLAGKVAMGMTERGFIPYIKARQKIIDGLASIDEWKIACAVRQRFATLKS